The Crassaminicella indica genomic interval CCTTTTTCTATCACTGCATCCTCTGCCTCTGTCAAAATATTTTCTTCAAGCAATTCCTTTGATACTATGATCCCATCCTCATATACTACTTTGTATTTAGCTTCTCTTGATCCATTTTTACCTTTCTTTATGATCTTTGTTTTTCCTTCTTCCAATTTATCATTATATTTTATAACGCTTTGATAAGGAATAGTTTCCTTCTTTGTGATCACTTTTTCTTCTACTTTTACAACTTTAATTGTTTCATATTTTTTTACACTTGCATCTAATGCTGGTGAAATAATGTCTTTTTCTCCAACGGATATATGATATTCATCTAAGATGTCTTTTACTTTTTCATTTGCCGTCATAATCTCCTTAAGCTTCCTATCAACCTGTATATTTACAGGATAGGCTCTTTTAATGGCAATAATCATACCATTTTTTACTTTTCCTTTTAAAGGTTCTGAGAGCTGATCATGTGGATGGAGTGCTACTTTTCCTTTCCTTACTGCATCCTCTACATGAAAGAAAATGCCTTCCACCTTTACTTCTTTGTCACCATCCTTGATGACAACCTCTTTTGTCAGTGCATGGCTAGCATAAAAAAAGCTAATCACCAATACACTAATAAGAATCATAAAATTTCTCTTTGTAAGAAATTTCATGCTCCTAAAGGGTATTTCCATTGTTCTTTTACCTCCTTATTGATTGCCTTTTTCTGCGGCTTTTATAAAATCCCCTAGCTGTCAGAAAGCCTCTCTGTCTCTAAACAATCTATAGTATTCTATACAAAAAAACTTTTTTCGTCAAATTTTTGAACAAATTTTTGAATCGTTCCCGTTAATTTACACAAACCTCTACCTTATTTTTCATTTTCGCCGTATTTCCCAGGAAATTTTCAAATTTTAATCATCTAATAAACCTTCTTTAGTATATCCTTGTCCTATATATTTATATGCACAAAACATGAAATTATTTCTATTTGTACCAAATAAATCTTGACCTCGCTTACTGAAATTACATGAAAAATACGTTAAGAACCTCCTCAAATAATAAAAAACATAGGATAGATCAACTATCCTATGTTTTTTATTATTTAATGCCAAAAAATTTCTTTGCATTTTCAGTTGTTTGATGAGCTACTTCTTCTAATGATAACCCCTTAATCTCAGCAATTCTTTCAGCTACATATCTTACATAAGAGCTTTCATTTCTTTTCCCTCTGAAAGGTACTGGTGTTAAATATGGGGAATCCGTCTCAACAAAAAGGTACTCAAGAGGGATGCTTTCTACTACCTCTACTGTTTTTCTAGCATTTTTAAAGGTTACAGGTCCTGCAATAGATATAAAAGCACCAAGCTTTATATATTGACGTGCAAGCTCTCTACTTCCTGAAAAACAATGAATTACAACACCTGTATCAAAAGCCTTCTCTTCCTTAAGAATACGCATTACATCATCATTTGCTTCACGGTCATGAATAATTATAGGAAGGTTTACTTCCTTTGCCAAAGCAATCTGCTTTCTAAATATTTCTCTTTGTATATCTCTAGGAGAATGATCATAATGATAATCAAGTCCTATTTCTCCTATAGCTACAACCTTTGGCTTTTTAGCTAACCCTTTTAGAAGTGATAATGTCATATCATCCACATCCTCTGCATCATGTGGATGCACCCCTACTGCTGCATAAATCATATCATACTGAT includes:
- a CDS encoding G5 domain-containing protein; protein product: MEIPFRSMKFLTKRNFMILISVLVISFFYASHALTKEVVIKDGDKEVKVEGIFFHVEDAVRKGKVALHPHDQLSEPLKGKVKNGMIIAIKRAYPVNIQVDRKLKEIMTANEKVKDILDEYHISVGEKDIISPALDASVKKYETIKVVKVEEKVITKKETIPYQSVIKYNDKLEEGKTKIIKKGKNGSREAKYKVVYEDGIIVSKELLEENILTEAEDAVIEKGTAMYIATARGKLRVKKVIKMTATAYDATFESCGKHPSHPEYGITRSGTRVRPGVVAVDPRVIPLGTKLYVKALDGSKDYGFASAEDTGGAIKGKRIDLYFESPRDVARYGKRKVLVYVLD
- a CDS encoding TatD family hydrolase — translated: MLFDTHAHLDDGRFDNDREKIIENAKANGISYIVNPGADFESSVKSIELANQYDMIYAAVGVHPHDAEDVDDMTLSLLKGLAKKPKVVAIGEIGLDYHYDHSPRDIQREIFRKQIALAKEVNLPIIIHDREANDDVMRILKEEKAFDTGVVIHCFSGSRELARQYIKLGAFISIAGPVTFKNARKTVEVVESIPLEYLFVETDSPYLTPVPFRGKRNESSYVRYVAERIAEIKGLSLEEVAHQTTENAKKFFGIK